One Desulfovibrio inopinatus DSM 10711 genomic window, GGCAAGTTGAACGTACAAACCCTAGCCGGTTTTTTAGGGAAGATACGTTGATTTGCCCTGCCGGGCAAGGCAGGGGGGAAGAAGCGTGAAATCTTCTGATTGCTGACAATTTTGGTTGCAAACATGACCACGCTGCTGTTCGCAAGCCAACCGCAATAGAAAGAAAAAACGCCATACGTTTTGCATCGCGCCCTTCATTATGTTCAGAGGGAATACCTTGCGTATGTGAATGTTTAGCCAGAGGACACTTATCGTATTCATAAATGTGCTCAACGGGTTGGTTTACGTTGAGGGGATGGGTATAGAAAAATACTGATATTTTTGAATGGTTACACTAAGATGACAAGCAAATCTTGCACTTCACAGGGTTAGAAGTGTGTTTCCTCTTCCTTGATGATTTGAATTGCTTTATTCGATTTGACCCTGCCGGGCATCCCCTGGAATTTGCGTACGCCCTGAACTTCCGCTTCAAGCAGGTCGTCGACATCAGTATCAAGTAAAAGGATGTCACCTTTATGCAGGTTTAACAGTTGTCGTCCTGTGATGTGTGTGTGCCCAAGTCTGACAACCATCTCAACCGGTGTTTCCATCAGTCGTTCTTTGAAACGAGCTATCCACGCATGGTCCACTTCCAAACGTTCGGTTTGGAAGGACGCAAATAATTTGGAGCGAATGGGTTCGATGGTGGCGTATGGGAGACAAACAACAAGGGAACCTATCGCATTTTCCAACTCCACCTCAAAGGTGACGACGACGACAACGTCTGACGGTGGGACAATGGCAGCAAACTGGGGATTGATCTCCGAACGGACCAATTCGATATGGACCTCATGGACTGGGCGCCATGAATCCTCGAGGTTAACCAGTGCGAGTTTGACAACTTTACTGATGATGGCTTGTTCGATGTGAGTAAAATCCCGCCCTTCAACTCTTGGCTGCGAGCCGGCTCCACCAAAAAAACTTTCAACCAGGGCAAAAACGAGTCGCGAATCCACGACCATAATGGCATTGCCACGCAGAGGGTCGAGTTTGAAAATATTAATGGATGTCGGTACGGGTAAAGACCGCATGAAATCACCGAATTTTGACATGTCGATGGAGATGGGATTCACATCTGCACGTTTTCGCATAGCATTTGCTAAGGCATTGGTTGCCAATCGAGCGAATCGATCGTTGATGATTTCCAATACGGGCATGCGGCCACGAATGATGCGGTCTTGGTTGGAGAGGTCAAATGAAACAATTCCCGACTCATCTTCCAAGATGTCGCTTTCGGCCTCAACTTCGCCACCGGTCAACCCGCGGAGTAACGTATCGACTTCGTCTTGAGAAAGAATTTTGCTCATGCCGGACCTGTATCTGTGGTGGAAGGTAGACTGAGGATCTTGTGGCTATTGGTGCCGTCGTTCGTTTATTGTGTACACTGTGTATAGATTGAAATGTCAGGAAAAGAAACGAATGTCCACGGCCATGAAAAGAGGTATTCTATTGATTGCAGTGTAATACAATTTGCCCTGTCGCACTCTTTGCAAAAAGCCTGAGGATATCGGCAATGAAAATTTAAAAATGGGTTTCTTCTTCCTTGAAAATTTGGATTGCTTTGTTTGATTTGACGCGACCAGGCATACCCTGGAATTTGCGAACACCTTGGATTTCGGCTTCAAGCAGATCATCGACATCGGTATCAAGCAACAGAATATCGCCTTCGTGTAAACTTAAGAGTTGACGTCCTGTAATTTGTGTGTGTCCAAGTCTGACAACCATTTCAACCGGCGTTTCCATCAAACGTTCTTTGAAGCGGGCTATCCATGCGTGGTCTACTTCAAGGCGTTCTGTCTGGAACGATGCATAGAGCTTTGATCGAATAGGTTCAATAGTGGCGTAAGGAAGGCACAGAATAAGCGAGCCGATAGCGTTTTCCAATTCCACTTCAAACGTCACGACAACGACAACGTCTGATGGCGGGACAATGGCAGCAAACTGGGGGTTGATCTCCGAACGCACCAATTCAACGTGCACTTCGTGCACTGGACGCCATGAATCCTCGAGATTGGCCAGGGCGAGTTTGACCACCTTGCCTATAATAGCCTGCTCAATAGGGGTGAAGTCTCGTCCTTCGACTTTGGGTTGTGAGCCGGCTCCTCCAAAAAAATTTTCGACAAGGGCAAAAACGAGACGCGAATCCACGACCATGATGGCATTGCCGCGCAGAGGATCAAGTTTGAATATATTAATGGATGTCGGCACGGGCAGAGAGCGCATGAAATCGCCAAATTTGGACATATCGATGGATATGGGGTTCACATCGGCACGCTTCCGCATAGCATTTGCCATCGCGTTGGTTGCTAGCCGGGCGAAGCGGTCGTTGATAATTTCCATAACTGGCATACGCCCACGGATAATACGATCCTGATTGGACAAATCGAAAGGAACAATCCCTGACTCATCTTCCAGGATGTCGCTTTCGGCTTCGACCTCGCCGCCTGTCAACCCTCGTAATAGGGTATCGACTTCATCTTGAGAAAGTATTTTGCTCATGCCGTATCCAAGGCGTTGATGGAAAATGTCCTAAAGTGACCTGTTTCATGAGATTCAAACATCTCGATAAAACGAGTTTGAAGATCAAAGCGTTGACTCGGTTTACCGATTGCGATCGATTCTGTCTACTCTCGGTAACGATTTAAGCCTTTACTGGGATTAGAGTTGGTTGTTTCTTGTCATATTGATCTAGAAAACGAGCATCTCTCTTGAGCATTGATGCCGAATGGAACTGCTCCAATAGAAAAAATGCTGTTTTTGTCAATCTTGACGTGTCGGTACTCTGTTGTTTTGTTCATGAATTCAGAGTTATTTACTCGCTTATTAGGTAGTATGACAGGATTGAAATGAGAATGCTTTGGTATGCGCTTCACCTCGTTTCTTGAGTCGTATTACGCACTTTTCATCGTCGAATATATTATGGTAGTGTAAGTTGAAAATTATTTTTTCAGCTTGAGAAGAATTCTGATAGTATTCACGGGGATGTTCTGTTAAAAGAAAAATACTATACTGGAATGTTCACTTTTTTGTTGAGTATGTCGTACACATTATTTGAAAATTATTCTGATGGAAAAGAGTGTTGTAGCGTTCCTTTTTTTTCGCTTCTATCTTTACAGGATTATTGCATAATGGTAGATATAAATGGAGTTTATTCCCCTTTCGGATTTTAACAACGCCGACTTAACGGAGGGATGGCCATGAGTGTTCCAAGCAAGTCAAACAAGACTTGGACAGACATTGTAACGGGTAAGAAGACGTATCAGTTGAAGTTTCTTGCTGCAAAGATTCTTCTCGGAAGACTGACACATGCTGTTAAGGATGACCCTTCTCCTGGGAACATCCAAAAAAGTATCGATCAACTGCATGCATTGTTTTCTAAAAACGCCCATATGCCGAACGTTCAGGAAGATATTAAAACTATTTTTGGCTAGGAGGAGCTATGAGCCAGGCCATCATGTCGATCGATGAGGTGAAGGGACTTATTGAAAAGGGCCGGATCCTGCTTCTCTCCGGAGACGAAGCCGTACTTGGACAGTTGCCTCAAGGGAAGTGGATCGGGGGAACCATTCCATATTTTATGTCTAAGAAACACGGTGGAATCTCCACCAAGGAAATGGTGTTTTGCACTGATTTAAGCGATGCGGTTGAAAGTGCCAACATCATAGAATATAATGAAAACTCTTTGGCCAAAGTGTATTCTGAGGCTCCGGAAGATGGATTCTGTTTTGTTTTGATCCCCGCACTGTCTCAAACTCATTTGACCTTTGCTTTGAACGCCCCGAATTATAAAGATTTCGGTGTACGCCCGCTGATCGGCTGGATTACCGGTGTGCACTTGGACGATTTGGGGAAAGTGGCTCCCAAAGTCATAAATGGTGAAACAGGCAAATTTTTGGAAGATGCAGCCTTGGTGATGCAAGCCAAGTTGCCTCAAGGCAAAGCCGCTGATATCGGCATCATCAATTTGTTTGAGCAAGGCGACGGCGACATTTTGACTTTTCCGCAGGATGGATTTTCTGCCACCGATGTTTTCGTCAATGGCGAAAAGCAGAACTTTGCGGAATATCTGACGAAAAATAATTTTGATACGAAGTTGCCTTTGGTTGCAGACTATTACGGCGCCTCGGTGAATATTAGCTTTCAGGCCGTTGATACAGACGCCGGTGAAGTGAAATTCTATGCGCCGGTTTTCAGCTCTATTCGTTACAAGCACGCCAAACCTGTTGGCGATTATGTTAATGAATTCACGGAAAAACTTAAAAGTGAATGCGGCTTGGATGAGAATCGCCTTCTTTTTTCCTGCAACTGCATCCTCAATTACCTCTACTCGGAACTTGAAGGTAAAAAGACTGACCCCATGGTTGGGCCAATCACCTTCGGCGAAATCGCTTACCAATTATTAAATCAAACGCTCGTGTATCTTGAGATTCACGACGTCTAAGTCCTCTTGAAGGCCCGGAACAACTCCATTGTTCCGGGCCTTTTCTTTTGTTTCTTCCGTTATGAAACATGCAATGCATAGAGTGCCCGATGTCATCGGACCTGAGATATCTCAGGAGCATTGGAAGCATGTCATTATACCTTGGGTTGCAGTTCATTTTTTTTTCGGATAGAGTTCCCCCCTCTTTCATGTACAATTCAAGCCGTATCCGAAGCACTATGCGCACGCTCTGTCTGAATAACTATTCATCTGCTTGCCTCCAAGATTCATGGTGGACCGGCTCGTGTTGCCGATCTTCTTGATATCTTGTCCTTCGCCGCTTCGGTCCTTATTTCTTCTCCTCCACACCTCTTAAGCGAAAAGGCAAAATGCCATGCCAGAAAAAAAACCTCATATTTCTCTTCCTTTGGAACGTCTGATCCCGAGAGTTCTCGGGATTTCGCTGCAAGAAGTCGATGCCTTCCCTGAAGACGTAGCTGAACTCACGAAACGTCTGGCTGCCGAACTTTTTCTCGTGATTTACAATCCCTTTATTGATGCTGAAGACGTTCGTGCCAGTGCCAATAAACGGTTGCAGAAAGCGAGCAATGTGACGTCGTCTGACTATATGAAGATTCTGCGGCAAAGCGTGGCATTGTTTTGGAAGCAGTACGAAGAAGACCGGGCTTTCATTACGAGTGTTATTGAACGGCTTCGCGAGCATCTTCCTGAAAAGAATATTCTCACCAGTGCGAATCATCGTGTTGAGTGCGCCACCGATGCCACCGATCTTCGTATGGCACTTCCCATGGCCGTGCTTACCCCGAATTCTATTGATCAGATTCAAGCGATACTGCGGTTGGCCAATGAAATGCATTTTGCCGTCATTCCCCGCGGTGGCGGATCCGGTTTGACCGGTGGGGCCATTCCTGGAGATGGTCGTGCCGTGGTGTTGAGTCTCTCTCGTTTAAAAAAGATTTTGGATATCGACGAAGAGCAAAAATTATTATGCGCGCAGGCTGGTGTTCTCACCTTGAATGCCATCAATGCCGCCGCTGAGAAAAATCTTTTGTTGACGGTGGACCCGGCATCCAAGGCGGCATCGTCGCTCGGTGGGAATATTTCGGAAAATGCGGGTGGTCCCTTTGCGTTTGAATATGGGACCACTTTGGACAATATCGAAAGCTACAAAGTCGTACGTCCGGATGGGTCGCTTGTTTCCGTGGCACGTCGCGACCATCCTCGCCACAAAATCATGCCTGATGAAACGGCGATTTTTGATGTTCGCAATGAGTCGGATGAGATTATCGATGAAATTCGGTTGAGTGGCGATGAAATTCGCGGAAAAGCATTGGGCAAAGACGTTACCAACAAATTTCTTGGCGGTCTACCTATTGTCCAAAAAGAAGGCGTGGATGGAATTGTCTGCGAAGCATGCTTTACGCTGTATGAAAAACTTGCGTACTCGCGGACGCTTTGCTTGGAATTCTATGGTCGAAGCATGCATAAAGCCATGCTTGTTATTCGCGACGTTGTCGGCCTTCGCGATACAATTCGGACACAAGGCGATTTGGTTAAAATATCGGCCTTGGAAGAATTTGGCCCCAAATATGTCACTGCCATTGATTACCAAAAGAAGTCCGGCCAGTACGAAGGGGATCCAATCTCCGTTCTGCTGTTGCAACTGGATTCCAATGACGAAGAAGCACTGGACAAAGCCGTCGGTGAAATTGTGGATATCGCCACTCCGTATGAGCAGGTCGATATCTTTGTAGCCCATGACGAAAAAGAGTCGGAACTGTTTTGGGAAGACCGGCATAAATTGTCTGCTATTTCCAAGAGAACATCCGGATTTAAGATTAACGAAGATATCGTTATTCCCTTGAGTGTTGTTCCCGAGTTTTCCGATTTTCTTGAACAACTCAATTTGTATTATACGTCCAAAGCATATCGTCTGGCCCTGCAGAAGGTCAGTCAACTTGCCGGTATTCCGCCTTCGGACGAGTTTGTTAGTATGGAAATGCAGTTCGCGGCCGGTATCTTACGCGGAACCCATAACGCCAAAGACTTAAGCGATACCGAGCTGCAAGTGCAGACATCCTTTTTCTTTAAAGATCTGCAAAGCCGTTATCCCAAAGAAGCCAAGCCTATTGCTGCAATTTTTGATAACATGCTGGCAACGCGAATCGAAGTGGCCAACCATATGCACGCCGGAGATGGCAACTGCCATGTGAATATTCCGGTCAATTCCAATGACGCGGAAATGATGCGTCAGGCTCTGGAAGCAGCAGACAAAGTTTTTGAAAAAGTTACGGAGCTTGGTGGTGCGATTTCGGGCGAACACGGCATTGGCATCACGAAAATTGGATTTTTGGCCGAGGACAAGATTCGTGCTCTTCGGGAATACAAGGAGAGGGTTGACCCGAATAATGTGCTCAATCCGGGAAAGCTCGTCACACGTGAACTTGCATTCGAGCCGTATACTTTTTCGTTCAACCGTCTTATCCGCGACTTGAAGAAAACGGCATTGCCGGAAAAAGACAGGCTCATTGCACTGTTGACAAATATTCAAGTCTGCACGCGTTGTGGGAAGTGCAAACAGGTTTGTCCCATGTACAACCCTGAACGCGGCCTCATGTTCCATCCCCGGAATAAAAATATCAGTTTAGGGGCACTCATCGAAGCCGTGTATTATTCCCAATTACAGCACGGTCGACCTGACCCGTTTTTGCTCGATAAGCTGCGTGAGTTGGTAGAACATTGTACAGGATGCGGAAAATGTGTGGCGGCCTGCCCGGTCAAGATTAATACGCCGGATGCAACCCTGCACATGCGTGCCTTTTTGCATGAAAAAGGGGCCGCTGGCCATCCGCTAAAAATGCGTGTTTTGAATTTTCTGGCCGATGATCCAGCCAATCGCATTCCAAAAGCAGCGAAAGCGGCTGCATGGGGACAAGCCTTCCAGAATCGTATCACTGGTTTGATACCGGCAGCGTGGCGGAACCGCTTTGAAAATCCCATGTTACATGGTCCCGGTCCGCTTGTAGGATTCAAGAATCTTTCCGAGACACTGCATCTGGACAAAGGGTCGTGTTTTGTTCCAGAGAATGCTGCACTGTTGTCGGAAACGGTCTTTTATTTTCCTGGTTGCGGTGCCGGGTTGTTTTATCGATCCATTGGCATGGCTGCATTGCATTTGTTGCTCAAAGTCGGTGCGTCGGTCATCATGCCCGATGTGCATCTGTGTTGTGGCTATCCGTTGCTCGTGAGCGGATGCGAAGAAGCCTATGCTAAGAATAAACGGCGTAATTTGGAAAATCTTCTTGAATTGTTTCATAAGGCTGGAAACAAGGGCCTGCGACCCAAATATGTTTTGACGTCGTGTGGAACCTGCCGCGAAGGTCTGTCGCATTATGACTTCAAGGGTGATGCCGGCGTTGACCTTATTCATCAGGATGTCACGCAATATCTTATGACGAAACTTGACGCACCGAGCACTTTTTCTGCGGAAGACATCTTGTACCATGCGTCCTGTCATAGTGAGTGGAGCGGTATTTCTTCCTCCAAAGTTCCGGAAGCATATCGCCAGACATTGAGCGATCTGACGGGAGATAACGTCTTCCTGTCTCCGGGGTGCTGCGGAGAATCCGGACTTGGTGCGATGACGTCGCCGGAAATTTACAACAAGATTCGTGAGAAAAAGCAGGAACAACTCGAAAAGGATTTCACAAAGATTCCGGAGTCGGGGCCTGTGATCGTCGGTTGCCCCTCGTGCAAGATCGGTATTAAACGAAGCTTGATTGACATGAAGCGAAAAAATACGGTCATGCATTCGTTGGAATATCTTGCTGAACGCACTGATGGCCCGGATTGGAAGAAAACCTTACGGCGAAATGTCGTTCCGCAAGCCCAATTGATTGAAAAATAAATCAACGATGACAAGATGTTGAATGGAATAGTCGTTGTGTAACAAATATCACGGCCGTCATGCCTAAAGCATGGCGGCCGTTTTTGATATGTATGGGGCAGCACGCTGTTTCTTTTGGACGTACTGCCATGTGTTTCCAACCAAAGGGCCGGACATCGTATGATGCCCGGCCCTTTGGTTGGAAGGTTGGGAGGCGAAGAAAATATATTAGGAAGTGATGACGCGGAAGTTTCGTTTTTTCAGGAGCAGTGTTGTCAGTGACAGTACTCCCCATATAATAACGGAAAAGAGGTGAATCCAGTCGATCAACAAGGTTGTTGTTGGGCTAAAGAAAATATTGGGTTCATTTTTCAATACTCGGAAAATTCCTGTGACAATGATAAGACCGATGAGACTAAACTTCGCTATCCCGACGGACGTCACAGCGAACTGTGTTTTCAAGACGGTGATATACCGAGTGACGAGATTAAAAGTGATGTATAAAAACACCGCGGCGAGGATATAATGCAGGATATTCGTCAGGTAAAAATCGGCTAACCAACCCATTCCGGGAATGTCGGCAATATAATACCGTTTGAAAATGGGCATTTGGGCAAAGCCGGTCAGTGCAAGACCAAAAACAAGCCATTTCCACACCCGAATCATTGCAGGGGAAACCAGCGCCTCTGCCTTGACCACCGTATTAGTCATGATGATTCTCCTTCCCGCCTTGATTGGATAAGAAGCTTTTCACTTTCCATAATCCGGCAACCATACCAGCGACAGGAGCAACCATAACGGCATAGCCAATGTTCTCTTCGTTTTCCATGGAGTTTGGAACTACAGACAAACTCGGTTTTCCCGGCCCTTTGTCAATTGCCGCGTTGAGTTTTTCAAACGGCACAGGAGAGACGTAGAATGTATTGGTCCCGCCGTTTTCTTCAACGCCATACAGGTATCCGTTTTTTTCTTTGGCCATGCGTTGAGCCAAGGCAAGCATTTCGTCGCGCGGTCCAATAGTTTGGACTTCTTGTGGACATACCTCAATGCAGGCCGGTTTTTCACCTTTGGTCAGGCGATCGTAACACCGGTCGCATTTGTACATGACGCCGTTGCCCGCAAAACTAGGCAGTAATCGCAGATACAGCCCGACCCCGGTTTGTCGTTGGGGGATGTCCCAAGGACAGACCGTTTTACATTTGGCTCCACCAAGACACAAATCGGTTTCAATACGAACGACGCCGTTTTCTTGTTTCCTGGCTGCGCCAAAAGGGCATAGGTTGGCACAAGGTGGGTTCGTGCAATGAAGACACCGGCGGGGGACATTGATGTCATAGGATTGGCCTTCATGTTCCACCTGAGCAGACTGAATGAAGAGCCAGTTATACGGTGTCAGCCGGTCATTGACATCACGTTTATCTGACCAGTCCGACACTTTTACACGCGGCGGATACATTGTAGGAAAAGGCTTTTGGGGCTCGGGAAACTTGGCCGCATTGGCTTCGTGGCAGGCATCGACGCATGCGCCACAGGCAATGCATTTTTCCAGGTCGAGCACTGTGGCCAGCTCTTGAGAGCTGGAAGTGCTATCGGTTGCAGCTGCCGCAACGCTCGGCATGGCAGTGACGGCAGCAGAAACGCCCAAAGTCTTGAGAAAAGATCGTCGTGAAAGCAGAGGCGAAGATGGGGTTGTCATATTCGTTATTTCATTTCCTGGCTTGTGGTTCGATGGAAAAAGTGTTGGCGAACCGAATGAGCTTTCTTCTGCGCCGAATAAGCAGATTTCGTGCCGTTTGAAGGGATTTAACAAAACCCCTTTGAAACATGGGGAATAGAGAGAAATACCGAACAATATCGTGTACACAAATGAGCAGGTGATTGCACACCTGCTTAAACAATTGTATATTTGGACAATATGAGACAAATATATGGAGGAGGATTCGTGGACCTGGATCGACACTGGAAACGCATTGTCAACGCGATGGTTGAAGGCGTGTTTGTTGTGAGTACAAGCGGAAAGATACTGCTCGTCAACGATGCAATGTGCTCGTTAACCGGATATTCACGTGAAGAACTCCTTTCGACAACATGTCATATATTCGAGTGTGATGTCTGTGAAAAAGAGCGATCGTTGGATGGGGCATGGTGTAAACTTTTTACGGTATCGCGATCCATGCCGAAA contains:
- a CDS encoding 4Fe-4S dicluster domain-containing protein, with protein sequence MTTPSSPLLSRRSFLKTLGVSAAVTAMPSVAAAATDSTSSSQELATVLDLEKCIACGACVDACHEANAAKFPEPQKPFPTMYPPRVKVSDWSDKRDVNDRLTPYNWLFIQSAQVEHEGQSYDINVPRRCLHCTNPPCANLCPFGAARKQENGVVRIETDLCLGGAKCKTVCPWDIPQRQTGVGLYLRLLPSFAGNGVMYKCDRCYDRLTKGEKPACIEVCPQEVQTIGPRDEMLALAQRMAKEKNGYLYGVEENGGTNTFYVSPVPFEKLNAAIDKGPGKPSLSVVPNSMENEENIGYAVMVAPVAGMVAGLWKVKSFLSNQGGKENHHD
- a CDS encoding DUF6976 family protein produces the protein MSQAIMSIDEVKGLIEKGRILLLSGDEAVLGQLPQGKWIGGTIPYFMSKKHGGISTKEMVFCTDLSDAVESANIIEYNENSLAKVYSEAPEDGFCFVLIPALSQTHLTFALNAPNYKDFGVRPLIGWITGVHLDDLGKVAPKVINGETGKFLEDAALVMQAKLPQGKAADIGIINLFEQGDGDILTFPQDGFSATDVFVNGEKQNFAEYLTKNNFDTKLPLVADYYGASVNISFQAVDTDAGEVKFYAPVFSSIRYKHAKPVGDYVNEFTEKLKSECGLDENRLLFSCNCILNYLYSELEGKKTDPMVGPITFGEIAYQLLNQTLVYLEIHDV
- a CDS encoding FAD-binding and (Fe-S)-binding domain-containing protein; its protein translation is MPEKKPHISLPLERLIPRVLGISLQEVDAFPEDVAELTKRLAAELFLVIYNPFIDAEDVRASANKRLQKASNVTSSDYMKILRQSVALFWKQYEEDRAFITSVIERLREHLPEKNILTSANHRVECATDATDLRMALPMAVLTPNSIDQIQAILRLANEMHFAVIPRGGGSGLTGGAIPGDGRAVVLSLSRLKKILDIDEEQKLLCAQAGVLTLNAINAAAEKNLLLTVDPASKAASSLGGNISENAGGPFAFEYGTTLDNIESYKVVRPDGSLVSVARRDHPRHKIMPDETAIFDVRNESDEIIDEIRLSGDEIRGKALGKDVTNKFLGGLPIVQKEGVDGIVCEACFTLYEKLAYSRTLCLEFYGRSMHKAMLVIRDVVGLRDTIRTQGDLVKISALEEFGPKYVTAIDYQKKSGQYEGDPISVLLLQLDSNDEEALDKAVGEIVDIATPYEQVDIFVAHDEKESELFWEDRHKLSAISKRTSGFKINEDIVIPLSVVPEFSDFLEQLNLYYTSKAYRLALQKVSQLAGIPPSDEFVSMEMQFAAGILRGTHNAKDLSDTELQVQTSFFFKDLQSRYPKEAKPIAAIFDNMLATRIEVANHMHAGDGNCHVNIPVNSNDAEMMRQALEAADKVFEKVTELGGAISGEHGIGITKIGFLAEDKIRALREYKERVDPNNVLNPGKLVTRELAFEPYTFSFNRLIRDLKKTALPEKDRLIALLTNIQVCTRCGKCKQVCPMYNPERGLMFHPRNKNISLGALIEAVYYSQLQHGRPDPFLLDKLRELVEHCTGCGKCVAACPVKINTPDATLHMRAFLHEKGAAGHPLKMRVLNFLADDPANRIPKAAKAAAWGQAFQNRITGLIPAAWRNRFENPMLHGPGPLVGFKNLSETLHLDKGSCFVPENAALLSETVFYFPGCGAGLFYRSIGMAALHLLLKVGASVIMPDVHLCCGYPLLVSGCEEAYAKNKRRNLENLLELFHKAGNKGLRPKYVLTSCGTCREGLSHYDFKGDAGVDLIHQDVTQYLMTKLDAPSTFSAEDILYHASCHSEWSGISSSKVPEAYRQTLSDLTGDNVFLSPGCCGESGLGAMTSPEIYNKIREKKQEQLEKDFTKIPESGPVIVGCPSCKIGIKRSLIDMKRKNTVMHSLEYLAERTDGPDWKKTLRRNVVPQAQLIEK
- the fliM gene encoding flagellar motor switch protein FliM, which encodes MSKILSQDEVDTLLRGLTGGEVEAESDILEDESGIVSFDLSNQDRIIRGRMPVLEIINDRFARLATNALANAMRKRADVNPISIDMSKFGDFMRSLPVPTSINIFKLDPLRGNAIMVVDSRLVFALVESFFGGAGSQPRVEGRDFTHIEQAIISKVVKLALVNLEDSWRPVHEVHIELVRSEINPQFAAIVPPSDVVVVVTFEVELENAIGSLVVCLPYATIEPIRSKLFASFQTERLEVDHAWIARFKERLMETPVEMVVRLGHTHITGRQLLNLHKGDILLLDTDVDDLLEAEVQGVRKFQGMPGRVKSNKAIQIIKEEETHF
- the fliM gene encoding flagellar motor switch protein FliM gives rise to the protein MSKILSQDEVDTLLRGLTGGEVEAESDILEDESGIVPFDLSNQDRIIRGRMPVMEIINDRFARLATNAMANAMRKRADVNPISIDMSKFGDFMRSLPVPTSINIFKLDPLRGNAIMVVDSRLVFALVENFFGGAGSQPKVEGRDFTPIEQAIIGKVVKLALANLEDSWRPVHEVHVELVRSEINPQFAAIVPPSDVVVVVTFEVELENAIGSLILCLPYATIEPIRSKLYASFQTERLEVDHAWIARFKERLMETPVEMVVRLGHTQITGRQLLSLHEGDILLLDTDVDDLLEAEIQGVRKFQGMPGRVKSNKAIQIFKEEETHF